From a region of the Paenibacillus lutimineralis genome:
- a CDS encoding extracellular solute-binding protein — MQMIRKIVWKIAIVGMLAIIAAGCAKGDQNGNESTKGDKSKPQITISAYDAGNTPPEEGTIEKNRWVTWMSENGPTQIKVIGIPRTESVQKFNTLFASDSAPDLIQEFSGAFRNQLYDQKLILPVDEFVEKYSTTYKKLLEQYPTLKKAATMPDGKMYGFGRINGLRPHNVLMVRSDWLKKLNLSVPQTPEELILVLKAFRDQDPDGNGKKDTIALDMGSRSTQVLDSMFGNVGWTISDDKMVWDWERAKAAAAFKKQLYDEGLIDKDYLTKKGSGYMGLYAQEIIAGKIGMWGTSVHQSDIETFKALKKADPNAELQVIPLPATVFGQFSPILSNPVQITGMINANAKHPEAVMEYVDFMASKETGQTLKYGIKGEDWKEGENGCQQFINKEKTDPKIKYTAAYTMLFSPIVEGSCGQFQASLNPNDPIEKQYLELMKQAYEIYLDEKHPMPDFTHPEHIPAMPGQLQTSFNNATKNIGDIWTKAVISGNSYSIDQAFQDAKSTWDKNDGKNIEEWYAKWYQDNKTKAFFTKDFYEFKLKF; from the coding sequence ATGCAAATGATAAGGAAGATCGTATGGAAAATTGCCATCGTCGGTATGCTCGCGATCATCGCAGCAGGGTGCGCTAAAGGGGATCAGAACGGCAACGAAAGCACCAAGGGCGATAAATCGAAGCCACAGATTACAATCTCTGCGTACGATGCAGGCAATACACCTCCGGAAGAAGGAACGATTGAGAAGAACAGATGGGTGACCTGGATGTCCGAGAACGGCCCGACCCAGATTAAAGTCATCGGTATACCGAGAACAGAGTCCGTTCAAAAATTCAATACATTGTTCGCCTCGGACTCCGCTCCTGACCTGATTCAGGAATTTAGCGGCGCGTTCCGCAATCAATTATATGATCAAAAATTAATTCTGCCTGTCGACGAATTCGTTGAGAAATATAGTACGACTTACAAAAAGCTGCTCGAACAATATCCTACATTAAAAAAAGCAGCTACGATGCCCGATGGGAAAATGTACGGGTTCGGACGGATTAACGGACTGCGACCGCACAATGTGTTGATGGTCAGATCAGATTGGCTCAAAAAGCTGAATCTTTCCGTACCTCAAACGCCGGAAGAGCTCATCCTCGTCTTAAAAGCATTTCGCGATCAGGATCCGGATGGCAACGGCAAAAAGGATACCATTGCGCTTGATATGGGTTCCCGGTCCACCCAGGTCCTCGACAGCATGTTCGGCAACGTAGGCTGGACGATTTCCGATGACAAGATGGTCTGGGATTGGGAAAGGGCGAAAGCGGCTGCTGCGTTCAAGAAGCAATTATATGATGAAGGGTTAATCGACAAAGATTATCTAACGAAAAAAGGATCCGGCTACATGGGACTGTATGCGCAGGAAATTATCGCCGGAAAAATCGGGATGTGGGGTACGAGTGTGCATCAATCTGATATCGAAACATTTAAAGCCCTGAAAAAAGCCGATCCGAATGCGGAGCTACAAGTCATTCCGCTTCCTGCGACCGTATTCGGGCAGTTCAGCCCGATCTTATCCAACCCGGTTCAAATTACCGGCATGATCAATGCAAATGCCAAACATCCGGAAGCGGTTATGGAATATGTTGATTTTATGGCATCCAAGGAAACAGGCCAGACTTTGAAATATGGAATCAAGGGTGAAGACTGGAAGGAAGGTGAGAATGGCTGCCAACAGTTCATCAATAAAGAAAAAACCGATCCGAAGATCAAATATACGGCAGCCTATACGATGCTCTTCTCGCCGATTGTAGAAGGTTCTTGCGGACAGTTCCAGGCATCGTTGAATCCGAACGATCCAATAGAGAAGCAATATCTGGAGCTAATGAAGCAGGCTTACGAGATCTATTTAGACGAGAAGCATCCGATGCCTGACTTTACGCACCCAGAACATATTCCGGCCATGCCAGGGCAATTACAGACATCATTTAACAATGCGACTAAAAATATAGGGGATATTTGGACCAAAGCTGTCATATCCGGAAATTCTTATTCGATTGATCAAGCATTTCAGGATGCGAAAAGCACGTGGGATAAAAACGATGGAAAAAATATTGAAGAATGGTATGCCAAGTGGTATCAGGACAACAAAACAAAGGCCTTTTTTACGAAAGACTTTTACGAGTTCAAGCTAAAATTCTAA
- a CDS encoding sialidase family protein, with product MEQEDMKAMRNGAIRYCTVAEAGPDNPRNDTASVVQLKDGRLLLAWHKYEDNIEGGSDFGLCRIHAKISRDDGITWGEETLLVDVEPGDHNVQAPGLTRLPSGELMLHCVRGHHGGSSATMCLFRSSDEGKTWSDAGTIWNRSDGQWIQGGANQMNVLSSSRLLLPFHFGTGHQGSQHNTVACYLSDDEGYSWRRSSGTVNLPMRGAMEASVAELPSGQLIMSLRTQLGSVFLSFSDDSGETWSLPQTSGLKAPESCSCLRLIPGTNNLVLFYNNSCYDPARHHYGLRTPLTAAISRDGGITWEKVGDIETGPFEFMNLNCTFTTSGKALLTYTKVEDPQITQQDISLPFQRTGMDLMLANIERGWFGDHYLTKEGLR from the coding sequence ATGGAACAGGAGGACATGAAAGCGATGAGGAATGGAGCGATTCGATACTGTACAGTGGCGGAAGCAGGACCTGACAACCCGCGCAATGATACGGCTAGCGTCGTTCAGCTGAAGGATGGCAGGTTGCTTTTGGCTTGGCATAAATATGAGGATAACATCGAGGGAGGAAGCGATTTTGGTCTCTGCCGCATTCATGCCAAAATATCGAGAGACGATGGGATCACTTGGGGCGAGGAAACCCTGCTTGTGGACGTGGAGCCTGGCGACCATAATGTGCAGGCACCCGGATTAACCCGATTGCCTTCCGGTGAACTGATGCTTCATTGTGTTCGCGGTCATCATGGAGGCAGCAGCGCGACGATGTGCTTATTCCGCTCCTCCGATGAGGGGAAAACCTGGAGCGATGCAGGCACCATATGGAACCGAAGTGACGGACAATGGATTCAGGGAGGTGCCAATCAGATGAACGTCTTGTCGAGCAGTCGATTGCTTCTGCCATTTCACTTCGGAACGGGCCATCAGGGGAGCCAGCATAATACCGTTGCTTGCTATCTAAGCGATGATGAGGGCTACAGCTGGAGAAGGTCAAGCGGGACGGTCAACTTGCCGATGCGCGGCGCCATGGAGGCGTCGGTAGCAGAGTTGCCTTCCGGACAGCTGATCATGTCGCTTCGAACACAGCTAGGATCGGTGTTCTTGTCCTTTTCCGATGATAGCGGCGAAACATGGTCATTACCTCAAACCTCGGGACTCAAAGCCCCGGAATCTTGCTCTTGCCTAAGACTTATTCCCGGCACCAACAACTTGGTTTTATTTTATAACAATAGCTGCTACGATCCTGCAAGACACCATTATGGGCTGCGTACCCCGTTAACCGCCGCCATTTCGCGCGATGGTGGGATCACATGGGAGAAGGTAGGAGACATTGAGACTGGGCCATTCGAATTTATGAATTTGAATTGTACGTTTACCACTTCGGGGAAAGCGCTGCTGACTTACACGAAAGTGGAAGACCCGCAAATCACCCAACAGGACATATCGCTGCCCTTCCAAAGGACGGGAATGGATCTGATGCTGGCTAATATCGAGCGGGGATGGTTTGGTGACCATTACCTTACAAAGGAGGGATTACGTTGA
- a CDS encoding polysaccharide deacetylase family protein translates to MRIRYDRFPGGKMKAITLSYDDGREDDRMLVAKMNDYGLKGAFHLNSGFFGKPGYINAEEVSTLYAGQEVSSHTAAHPHLDLIPPDRVVTEIMEDRNALEALTGYPVRGMSYPYGSWNEQVVSALPGLGIEYARTTNSTHTFAMPSDFLQWHPTCHHKQMLEFGQKFLFDTPRHARMAIFYVWGHSYEFDRDRNWNILEQFGELVGRHSDIWYATNSEIVAYMSALRQLRCSVSGHILHNPSAMSVWIEVEETAIEIRPGEIKNLNAC, encoded by the coding sequence TTGAGGATACGATACGACCGTTTTCCTGGCGGAAAAATGAAAGCGATAACATTGAGCTACGATGATGGTAGAGAAGATGACCGTATGCTTGTGGCCAAAATGAACGACTACGGTTTGAAAGGCGCCTTTCATCTCAACTCGGGCTTTTTTGGGAAGCCCGGTTATATTAACGCCGAAGAGGTCTCGACGCTGTATGCCGGGCAAGAAGTATCTTCCCATACGGCAGCCCATCCGCATCTGGATCTAATACCTCCGGACCGGGTGGTTACGGAGATCATGGAAGATCGAAATGCGCTGGAAGCACTTACCGGCTATCCTGTTCGCGGCATGAGCTATCCGTATGGTTCCTGGAATGAACAGGTTGTGTCGGCATTGCCCGGCCTTGGCATTGAATATGCTCGGACGACGAACAGTACTCATACCTTTGCCATGCCGTCCGATTTCCTGCAATGGCATCCTACTTGCCATCACAAACAAATGCTGGAGTTCGGACAAAAGTTTCTCTTCGATACGCCGAGGCACGCGCGAATGGCAATATTCTATGTGTGGGGACATAGCTATGAGTTTGATAGAGATCGGAATTGGAACATACTCGAACAGTTCGGTGAGTTAGTAGGACGGCATAGCGACATCTGGTATGCCACGAATTCTGAAATTGTCGCTTACATGAGTGCATTACGACAGCTCCGCTGTTCCGTGTCCGGCCACATCCTACATAACCCGTCAGCTATGTCTGTGTGGATCGAAGTGGAAGAAACGGCTATCGAAATAAGACCTGGAGAGATCAAGAACCTAAATGCATGCTGA
- a CDS encoding NAD(P)-dependent oxidoreductase has product MKKIGFIGLGTMGAPMAANLLKAGYEVTVYNRTASKCAPLVNQGAKQAASPKEAAASNDIVITMVSNDQSIEAVYDGSEGVLSGLKSGAIVIDCSTISPALVKQTAAKVQEREGSFLDAPVTGSSPAAIDGTLVFMIGGNADTLEKSRDLFEVMGKKILYMGPNGSGAVAKIAHNTIVGINNLALAEGFAIAAKSGLPVDSFLELVQLGSAGSKAAELKGRKIIEHDFTNQFSLALMLKDLKLASSLTDNSGIPAPMLNLAKSLFQAGQTEGYGDEDLSSVVKIYEAWIGQKIGDKQS; this is encoded by the coding sequence ATGAAAAAGATAGGATTTATCGGCCTGGGTACAATGGGTGCGCCAATGGCTGCAAACTTGCTCAAAGCAGGCTATGAAGTCACAGTGTATAACCGCACTGCTTCAAAGTGCGCTCCTCTCGTTAATCAAGGTGCCAAGCAGGCTGCATCTCCCAAGGAAGCAGCGGCATCCAACGATATCGTCATTACAATGGTAAGCAATGACCAATCGATAGAAGCCGTATACGATGGTTCCGAGGGTGTTCTCTCTGGGCTCAAGTCCGGCGCAATCGTGATCGATTGCAGCACGATCTCCCCTGCGCTTGTGAAGCAGACCGCAGCGAAGGTTCAAGAGCGTGAAGGAAGCTTCCTTGACGCTCCTGTAACCGGAAGCTCTCCAGCCGCCATCGACGGGACGCTCGTCTTCATGATAGGTGGGAATGCTGACACCCTGGAGAAAAGCCGTGACCTCTTCGAAGTCATGGGTAAGAAGATCCTGTACATGGGACCAAACGGCAGCGGTGCCGTAGCCAAGATCGCTCACAATACAATCGTTGGCATCAACAACCTGGCACTTGCCGAAGGCTTCGCCATCGCCGCCAAATCGGGTTTACCTGTGGACAGCTTCCTCGAACTAGTGCAGCTAGGTTCAGCAGGGAGCAAAGCGGCCGAACTCAAAGGCCGTAAAATCATCGAGCATGATTTCACGAACCAGTTCTCGTTGGCGCTTATGCTGAAAGATTTGAAGCTGGCCTCGTCCCTGACAGACAATTCCGGCATTCCTGCCCCAATGCTGAACCTGGCCAAGAGCCTGTTCCAGGCTGGTCAGACCGAAGGTTATGGCGATGAGGATTTATCCTCCGTTGTGAAAATTTACGAAGCCTGGATCGGCCAGAAGATCGGTGACAAGCAGTCCTGA
- a CDS encoding DUF7594 domain-containing protein, producing MTPITWKRSVILSLFVIVSLFVTSGGSSIYALENSNAVTQIPIQADTYVNAGSLANTNYGTDPMLQVRTWSSDPNYTRESYMKFDLSSYSGEVGSVTLNVYAAVINTNGSPLAFQLYGVEDDTWTENRVTWNEKPVMDHYLANVNVGLTWKWIQVDVTSFVKAQLASDQVASFGLTQAAKSGALIHINSKENAVNQPYLSLSHRRVDPSAPRWPSDASVVIENLGENGLDLKWSETQSPGNTDNYQIYQNGKSIATVTSDTYHIPIQDLDIGSTYTFKIEAGNSQNKWSHDGPYVTVNVPKTELKQMKIGNVFNENEPIQFKVATLLPSVTWSVYDMQGAKMSEGTEFNDRGNAIINVPYSKRGYFKLRATAGSSDQQTSVPLETSFAVLSPYDFTAVADSPFGMATHLHRGQTNTIPIIQQAGVKSVRDGIEWHAIEKAKGVYTFNPVPDNYMAKLKEQGIDMLFVSGYNNPFYDNNGTPYTDQGREGFANYAEAYVDYYKDQLIAMEAYNEFHGSFGKRGNSPANSRPDYYFNLLKKTYETVKASHPEFPVYGIVASEDAVSWIEEVFKLGGLQYMDAVTLHPYRYPSEPEGLTESLDQIKALIRQYNNGQDKPIWITEFGYPTHNAANGVDEIIQANYLVRYYVSAISSGVEKIYWYDMVNDGLRKDYNEDNFGLLRNAADPFGAFTPKPAYTAYAAMTRELTGWQFHEEESLESDLKSYLFMDGGQNNKRVVWSLEPASAVIKTNQPVEITDMMGNTRTYVPTNGNIYVTLTGEPIYIKGNIQAINKDAMFTVSGGGALSGEPVTFQVEMNNTTAEVLDFTLEVEDQSYALNAGPGQTKLQSVVVNGLDEPGTRIVKGVLKAGGQVVGLLQYVAAVESSETVQIRPVFNGTEPLSQSIKVQIRNHSKFNALPVHRIDWQLGTLSGHQEVNQVLQPDSTGTFDIALQNVELGKSLSSDVKVAYGNNKTYVYKGNIDFNPVYSGTLNVDGNPDPLIVVKAPTIDLSKGNVKVNGYQGADDLSGSVWLNYDNDNFYLTAKIKDNIHAYPATDVNMWNSDSIQFAISNGLPGEDPNYYEYGISQTSAGSQIYRWMAPVGVEKGLVTNGEVRVARDEAQKLTTYELALPWSELAPIMTESGVFNFSLLVNDNDGNQRRGFIEWGGGIGDGKAPSKFRSMQWIQE from the coding sequence TTGACACCTATTACATGGAAAAGATCCGTCATTCTATCTTTATTTGTTATTGTCAGCTTATTCGTGACTAGCGGAGGTTCTTCGATTTACGCGCTTGAAAACAGTAATGCCGTAACCCAGATCCCAATACAAGCCGATACGTATGTGAATGCGGGATCTCTTGCAAATACAAATTACGGTACGGATCCGATGCTTCAGGTGAGAACGTGGTCAAGCGATCCGAATTATACCAGGGAATCCTACATGAAATTTGATCTAAGCTCTTATTCGGGGGAAGTAGGATCGGTAACGCTAAACGTGTATGCAGCAGTAATTAATACGAACGGCAGTCCGTTGGCCTTTCAATTGTACGGGGTGGAGGACGATACGTGGACAGAGAACAGGGTAACCTGGAATGAAAAGCCGGTCATGGACCATTATTTGGCCAATGTGAATGTAGGTTTGACATGGAAATGGATTCAGGTGGACGTGACCTCCTTTGTGAAGGCACAGCTTGCCTCCGATCAGGTTGCCAGCTTCGGGTTGACCCAAGCTGCCAAAAGCGGAGCGTTAATCCATATCAACAGTAAAGAAAATGCAGTAAATCAGCCTTATTTATCCCTATCACATAGACGTGTTGATCCATCGGCGCCAAGGTGGCCCTCCGACGCAAGCGTTGTGATTGAAAATTTAGGCGAGAACGGTTTGGATTTGAAATGGTCGGAAACGCAGTCACCAGGAAATACGGACAATTATCAAATCTATCAAAATGGAAAGTCCATAGCAACCGTAACAAGTGATACGTACCATATTCCGATTCAGGATTTAGATATCGGTAGTACGTACACCTTCAAGATCGAGGCCGGAAACAGTCAAAATAAGTGGAGCCATGATGGCCCCTATGTAACCGTGAACGTTCCGAAAACCGAGCTAAAGCAAATGAAAATTGGAAATGTGTTCAATGAAAATGAACCGATCCAGTTCAAAGTAGCAACACTGCTGCCTAGCGTTACGTGGTCTGTCTACGATATGCAGGGCGCCAAAATGTCCGAAGGTACAGAATTTAATGACCGGGGCAATGCCATCATCAACGTCCCTTATTCGAAACGCGGCTACTTTAAGCTCCGGGCAACAGCGGGATCGTCAGATCAACAAACATCGGTACCATTGGAAACGTCGTTTGCCGTTCTGTCGCCTTATGATTTTACGGCTGTAGCGGATTCGCCTTTCGGGATGGCGACCCATCTGCATCGGGGACAAACGAATACGATCCCGATCATTCAACAGGCAGGCGTCAAATCGGTCCGGGATGGCATCGAGTGGCATGCGATTGAGAAAGCAAAGGGAGTGTACACGTTCAACCCCGTTCCGGATAACTATATGGCGAAGCTCAAAGAGCAAGGCATCGATATGCTGTTTGTCTCTGGATATAACAACCCTTTTTACGACAACAATGGTACGCCATACACCGACCAAGGTCGCGAAGGTTTCGCCAACTATGCCGAAGCTTACGTAGATTACTACAAAGATCAGCTGATCGCGATGGAGGCCTACAATGAATTTCACGGCTCGTTCGGCAAAAGAGGCAACAGTCCTGCCAACTCCCGGCCTGACTATTATTTTAACTTATTGAAAAAAACGTATGAGACGGTCAAAGCCAGCCACCCTGAATTTCCGGTCTATGGCATTGTCGCCTCCGAAGATGCAGTGAGCTGGATCGAGGAAGTGTTCAAGCTGGGCGGGCTGCAATACATGGACGCAGTTACTTTGCATCCTTACCGTTACCCGAGTGAACCGGAAGGTTTGACAGAATCCCTCGATCAAATCAAGGCATTAATTCGCCAATATAATAACGGTCAAGATAAACCGATTTGGATCACGGAATTCGGTTATCCAACCCATAATGCCGCGAATGGCGTTGATGAAATCATACAAGCAAATTATTTGGTTCGCTACTATGTGTCGGCGATTTCAAGCGGAGTCGAAAAAATATACTGGTACGATATGGTGAATGACGGACTTCGTAAAGACTACAACGAAGATAATTTCGGCCTGCTCCGCAATGCAGCTGACCCGTTCGGTGCATTCACTCCGAAACCGGCTTATACCGCATACGCCGCGATGACAAGAGAGCTTACCGGTTGGCAATTCCACGAGGAAGAGTCGCTGGAGTCCGACTTGAAAAGCTACCTATTTATGGATGGTGGACAAAACAACAAGCGGGTCGTATGGTCGCTCGAACCTGCGTCGGCTGTGATCAAGACGAATCAGCCCGTTGAGATTACGGATATGATGGGTAATACGCGGACGTATGTGCCGACGAACGGTAATATTTACGTAACCTTGACGGGAGAGCCTATCTACATCAAGGGAAATATCCAAGCGATAAATAAGGATGCGATGTTTACCGTTTCTGGTGGAGGTGCTCTATCAGGCGAACCTGTGACATTTCAGGTTGAAATGAACAATACAACAGCTGAAGTGCTTGACTTCACATTGGAGGTAGAGGACCAATCCTATGCGTTGAATGCTGGCCCTGGGCAGACCAAGCTACAGTCTGTGGTTGTGAACGGGTTGGATGAACCTGGGACACGGATCGTCAAGGGAGTCTTGAAAGCAGGAGGGCAAGTCGTCGGGCTGCTGCAGTATGTCGCTGCTGTAGAGTCTTCCGAGACGGTTCAAATTCGTCCGGTATTTAACGGTACCGAGCCGCTTAGTCAATCGATCAAAGTACAAATCCGAAATCACTCTAAGTTCAACGCCTTGCCTGTTCATCGTATAGATTGGCAGCTTGGTACGTTATCGGGCCATCAGGAGGTGAATCAAGTGCTGCAACCTGATTCAACAGGAACGTTTGATATCGCGCTGCAAAATGTTGAACTAGGAAAAAGTTTATCATCAGACGTCAAAGTAGCCTATGGAAACAACAAAACCTATGTCTATAAAGGTAATATTGATTTCAATCCAGTTTATAGCGGAACACTTAACGTTGACGGCAATCCCGATCCGCTTATTGTTGTGAAGGCGCCGACCATCGATTTATCCAAAGGTAACGTGAAGGTGAACGGCTACCAAGGGGCCGATGATTTGAGCGGTTCCGTATGGTTGAACTACGACAATGATAATTTTTATTTGACTGCAAAAATCAAGGATAACATTCATGCTTATCCAGCAACCGATGTGAACATGTGGAACAGCGATAGCATCCAATTCGCTATTTCGAACGGTTTGCCCGGAGAGGATCCGAACTATTATGAGTATGGAATTTCGCAAACCTCGGCAGGATCGCAAATTTATCGCTGGATGGCGCCGGTAGGGGTTGAAAAGGGATTGGTCACAAACGGAGAGGTTCGAGTAGCAAGAGACGAAGCCCAGAAGCTGACGACTTATGAATTAGCATTGCCATGGTCGGAATTAGCCCCAATCATGACAGAGAGCGGCGTATTCAACTTTTCGCTGCTGGTGAATGATAACGACGGAAATCAGCGAAGAGGCTTTATCGAATGGGGCGGCGGAATCGGGGACGGCAAAGCGCCAAGTAAATTCCGATCGATGCAATGGATTCAGGAATAG
- a CDS encoding ABC transporter permease: MKMAAVAEKKLIPTNTERRKLWRSNIPLWILFLPVLIYFIVFKYIPIGGIIIAFKDYNLREGIWNSPWAGFTYFEMLWSSPDFMRVFRNTLLISILGFVIGFPFPILLAILLNEIRRRWYKKVVQTLVYLPHFLSMVIVTGVIVTIFSSSGVMNGFLHAVMGTEEPFPFLYKIPSWLAIYFGSGIWQEAGFSAIIYLAALSSLSPSLYEAAAIDGAPKWRQVLHITLPGIRSTIIVMFILQVGKLIDVGFDKVYMLSNPAVSEVGDVISTFVYRVGLQGGQFSFTAAVGLFESVIGLVLVLTANTIARKFDQGLF; this comes from the coding sequence ATGAAAATGGCAGCCGTGGCAGAGAAAAAACTCATCCCTACTAACACGGAGCGAAGGAAATTATGGAGATCGAACATTCCCCTCTGGATCTTGTTCCTACCTGTATTGATCTACTTCATCGTATTCAAATATATACCGATTGGGGGGATCATCATTGCTTTCAAGGATTACAATCTCCGTGAAGGCATATGGAACAGCCCATGGGCCGGGTTTACCTATTTCGAAATGCTGTGGAGCAGCCCGGACTTCATGAGGGTGTTCCGCAACACGTTATTAATCAGCATACTTGGCTTTGTGATCGGGTTTCCTTTTCCCATCCTACTCGCCATCCTGTTAAACGAGATCCGTAGAAGATGGTACAAAAAGGTCGTACAAACCTTGGTGTATTTGCCGCATTTTTTATCGATGGTTATCGTCACCGGTGTTATTGTTACGATATTTTCCTCCAGCGGAGTGATGAATGGATTTCTGCATGCGGTGATGGGCACGGAGGAACCGTTTCCTTTCTTATATAAAATCCCGAGTTGGCTAGCCATCTATTTCGGCTCAGGCATTTGGCAGGAAGCCGGATTCTCCGCCATCATTTACTTGGCTGCCTTGTCTTCGCTCAGTCCTTCTTTGTATGAAGCAGCCGCTATAGACGGAGCACCAAAGTGGAGACAAGTGCTGCACATTACGCTGCCGGGAATTCGCTCCACGATCATCGTGATGTTCATTTTGCAAGTTGGAAAGCTGATCGATGTAGGGTTCGACAAGGTGTATATGTTGTCCAATCCGGCCGTTTCCGAGGTAGGCGATGTCATTTCGACGTTTGTGTACCGCGTAGGACTTCAGGGGGGCCAATTCAGTTTTACGGCGGCGGTCGGACTTTTCGAGTCGGTTATCGGTCTAGTTCTTGTACTGACGGCCAATACGATAGCCCGCAAATTTGACCAAGGGTTGTTCTGA
- a CDS encoding carbohydrate ABC transporter permease, translating into MRPTPSEKIFYGFNALFLGLWALTALVPLLHIVSLSFSSNHAILAGKVFIWPVEFSFDSYNALLKGTRVPNAFVNSLIITGVGVALNMLFTILAAYPLSKRYFIGRRFMTMLIIFTMLFSGGIIPSYLLVKSLGLIDSYWAIWLPGLVSAYNMLIMKTFFENVPEELLDSARMDGCGEWRLAVQIVLPLSAPVLATLALFYGVSHWNSFMNVLIYINDSSKYNLSVLIQQMVAQSSLMNELQNLQEADRQMLTPESIRSAGMTVMLIPMIVVYPLLQKHFVKGVLIGAVKG; encoded by the coding sequence ATGAGACCTACACCAAGCGAAAAAATATTTTACGGATTCAATGCATTATTTTTGGGGCTATGGGCGTTAACCGCATTAGTTCCTCTTCTTCATATCGTATCACTGTCGTTTAGCAGCAATCACGCTATTTTGGCCGGAAAAGTTTTTATATGGCCTGTGGAATTCAGCTTTGACTCCTACAACGCTTTGTTGAAAGGAACACGTGTGCCCAATGCCTTTGTGAACAGCCTGATCATTACCGGCGTCGGTGTAGCACTAAATATGCTTTTTACGATATTAGCGGCGTATCCGTTATCGAAGAGGTATTTTATCGGGCGGCGTTTCATGACGATGTTGATCATCTTCACGATGCTGTTCTCCGGGGGGATTATACCTAGTTATTTATTAGTGAAGTCGCTCGGGTTGATCGATTCTTATTGGGCGATCTGGCTTCCTGGTCTTGTCAGCGCTTACAATATGCTAATTATGAAAACGTTCTTTGAGAACGTTCCCGAAGAATTGCTAGATTCGGCCCGGATGGATGGATGTGGTGAATGGAGATTAGCGGTTCAAATCGTGCTGCCGTTATCCGCTCCCGTACTAGCGACCCTGGCTTTATTTTACGGGGTGAGTCACTGGAACTCGTTCATGAATGTACTCATCTATATTAATGATTCAAGTAAGTATAATCTTTCCGTTCTCATCCAGCAGATGGTCGCACAATCGAGTCTGATGAACGAGCTTCAAAATTTACAGGAAGCGGATAGGCAAATGTTGACGCCGGAATCGATTCGCTCCGCCGGAATGACCGTGATGTTAATCCCGATGATCGTCGTGTATCCGCTTCTTCAAAAGCATTTTGTGAAGGGGGTGTTGATCGGCGCAGTAAAGGGATAA